A single genomic interval of Musa acuminata AAA Group cultivar baxijiao chromosome BXJ3-4, Cavendish_Baxijiao_AAA, whole genome shotgun sequence harbors:
- the LOC103980461 gene encoding glycerol-3-phosphate dehydrogenase [NAD(+)], chloroplastic isoform X1 — protein sequence MAAALIAEPSLLSFILPSPGPRRSISPPERKLRVHRKPSLLPVASPSLSPPCPCAAGTLDLEPDEESPSRSLSSRQDGKEGGRDRRRAVRIAWEKLVRWSRSWRSKAKSDVLEGTKKVVVLGGGSFGTAMAAHVASRKAEMEVAMLLRDGDVCRAINETHFNCKYFPEHKLPENIVATTSAKDALLGADYCFHAVPVQFSSSFLRGISQHVDPNLPFISLSKGLELNTLRTMSQIIPRALGNPRQPFIVLSGPSFAVELMRKMPTAMVVASKDKKLASAAQQLLASPNLRISSSSDITGVEIAGALKNVLAIAAGIVEGMNLGNNCMSALVAQGCSEIRWLATKMGAKPTTLTGLSGTGDIMLTCFVNLSRNRTVGLRLGSGEKLDDILSTMNQVAEGVSTAGAVIALAQKYNVKMPVLTAVARIIDNELTPKKAVLELMSLPQVTTETLKKFEKLVKLNSQRA from the exons ATGGCCGCTGCCCTCATCGCTGAGCCGTCTCTTCTCTCCTTCATCCTACCTTCTCCCGGTCCTCGCCGATCCATTTCCCCGCCTGAGAGGAAGCTGCGGGTCCACCGCAAGCCCTCGCTGCTTCCCGTCgcatctccctccctctctccccCTTGCCCCTGCGCCGCAGGAACCCTAGACCTGGAGCCCGATGAAGAAAGCCCTAGCCGTAGCTTGAGTTCCAGACAAGATGGTAAAGAGGGTGGAAGAGACCGCCGGAGGGCTGTCAGGATCGCGTGGGAGAAGCTGGTCCGGTGGTCCCGGTCGTGGCGGTCGAAAGCCAAGAGCGACGTCCTCGAGGGGACCAAGAAG GTTGTGGTTCTTGGTGGGGGATCTTTTGGGACAGCAATGGCAGCACATGTTGCGAGCAGGAAGGCTGAAATGGAAGTCGCAATGCTTCTTAGGGATGGTGATGTTTGTCGAGCTATCAATGAGACACACTTTAATTG CAAGTATTTTCCAGAACATAAATTGCCAGAAAATATTGTTGCAACGACCAGTGCCAAGGATGCTTTATTAGGAGCTGATTATTGCTTTCATGCTGTTCCTGTGCAG TTCAGTTCATCCTTTCTTCGAGGCATTTCACAACATGTTGACCCGAACTTGCCATTTATATCTCTTAGCAAAGGGTTGGAACTAAATACTTTAAGGACAATGTCTCAAATCATTCCGCGTGCACTAGGAAATCCTCGTCAACCTTTTATAGTGCTATCGGGGCCTTCCTTTGCAGTAGAGTTGATGAGGAAAATGCCAACAG CAATGGTGGTTGCATCAAAAGACAAAAAGTTAGCAAGTGCAGCTCAACAGTTATTAGCCTCTCCAAATCTTAGGATTAGCTCCTCAAG CGATATTACAGGAGTGGAAATTGCAGGTGCACTGAAAAATGTACTTGCCATAGCAGCAGGCATTGTAGAGGGAATGAATCTTGGAAATAATTGTATGTCAGCTCTTGTGGCACAGGGTTGTTCTGAGATCCGATGGTTGGCAACAAAG ATGGGAGCAAAGCCAACAACACTTACTGGATTATCAGGGACTGGTGACATTATGCTTACATGTTTTGTCAATCTTTCGAGAAATCGAACAGTTGGGTTACGTCTTGGATCAGGAGAGAAGCTTGATGACATATTGAGTACAATGAATCAG GTTGCTGAAGGTGTATCTACAGCAGGGGCTGTTATTGCATTGGCCCAGAAGTACAATGTAAAGATGCCAGTTTTAACTGCAGTTGCTCGCATCATTGACAATGAGTTGACTCCAAAGAAGGCTGTTCTTGAGTTGATGAGCTTGCCACAGGTTACAACTGAGAC GTTGAAGAAGTTTGAGAAGCTTGTGAAGTTGAATTCACAGAGAGCTTAA
- the LOC103980461 gene encoding glycerol-3-phosphate dehydrogenase [NAD(+)], chloroplastic isoform X2, which yields MAAALIAEPSLLSFILPSPGPRRSISPPERKLRVHRKPSLLPVASPSLSPPCPCAAGTLDLEPDEESPSRSLSSRQDGKEGGRDRRRAVRIAWEKLVRWSRSWRSKAKSDVLEGTKKVVVLGGGSFGTAMAAHVASRKAEMEVAMLLRDGDVCRAINETHFNCKYFPEHKLPENIVATTSAKDALLGADYCFHAVPVQFSSSFLRGISQHVDPNLPFISLSKGLELNTLRTMSQIIPRALGNPRQPFIVLSGPSFAVELMRKMPTAMVVASKDKKLASAAQQLLASPNLRISSSSDITGVEIAGALKNVLAIAAGIVEGMNLGNNCMSALVAQGCSEIRWLATKMGAKPTTLTGLSGTGDIMLTCFVNLSRNRTVGLRLGSGEKLDDILSTMNQVAEGVSTAGAVIALAQKYNVKMPVLTAVARIIDNELTPKKAVLELMSLPQVEEV from the exons ATGGCCGCTGCCCTCATCGCTGAGCCGTCTCTTCTCTCCTTCATCCTACCTTCTCCCGGTCCTCGCCGATCCATTTCCCCGCCTGAGAGGAAGCTGCGGGTCCACCGCAAGCCCTCGCTGCTTCCCGTCgcatctccctccctctctccccCTTGCCCCTGCGCCGCAGGAACCCTAGACCTGGAGCCCGATGAAGAAAGCCCTAGCCGTAGCTTGAGTTCCAGACAAGATGGTAAAGAGGGTGGAAGAGACCGCCGGAGGGCTGTCAGGATCGCGTGGGAGAAGCTGGTCCGGTGGTCCCGGTCGTGGCGGTCGAAAGCCAAGAGCGACGTCCTCGAGGGGACCAAGAAG GTTGTGGTTCTTGGTGGGGGATCTTTTGGGACAGCAATGGCAGCACATGTTGCGAGCAGGAAGGCTGAAATGGAAGTCGCAATGCTTCTTAGGGATGGTGATGTTTGTCGAGCTATCAATGAGACACACTTTAATTG CAAGTATTTTCCAGAACATAAATTGCCAGAAAATATTGTTGCAACGACCAGTGCCAAGGATGCTTTATTAGGAGCTGATTATTGCTTTCATGCTGTTCCTGTGCAG TTCAGTTCATCCTTTCTTCGAGGCATTTCACAACATGTTGACCCGAACTTGCCATTTATATCTCTTAGCAAAGGGTTGGAACTAAATACTTTAAGGACAATGTCTCAAATCATTCCGCGTGCACTAGGAAATCCTCGTCAACCTTTTATAGTGCTATCGGGGCCTTCCTTTGCAGTAGAGTTGATGAGGAAAATGCCAACAG CAATGGTGGTTGCATCAAAAGACAAAAAGTTAGCAAGTGCAGCTCAACAGTTATTAGCCTCTCCAAATCTTAGGATTAGCTCCTCAAG CGATATTACAGGAGTGGAAATTGCAGGTGCACTGAAAAATGTACTTGCCATAGCAGCAGGCATTGTAGAGGGAATGAATCTTGGAAATAATTGTATGTCAGCTCTTGTGGCACAGGGTTGTTCTGAGATCCGATGGTTGGCAACAAAG ATGGGAGCAAAGCCAACAACACTTACTGGATTATCAGGGACTGGTGACATTATGCTTACATGTTTTGTCAATCTTTCGAGAAATCGAACAGTTGGGTTACGTCTTGGATCAGGAGAGAAGCTTGATGACATATTGAGTACAATGAATCAG GTTGCTGAAGGTGTATCTACAGCAGGGGCTGTTATTGCATTGGCCCAGAAGTACAATGTAAAGATGCCAGTTTTAACTGCAGTTGCTCGCATCATTGACAATGAGTTGACTCCAAAGAAGGCTGTTCTTGAGTTGATGAGCTTGCCACAG GTTGAAGAAGTTTGA